A region of Phalacrocorax carbo chromosome 7, bPhaCar2.1, whole genome shotgun sequence DNA encodes the following proteins:
- the FBXL22 gene encoding F-box and leucine-rich protein 22, whose product MHITQLNQECLLHLFSFLDKNSRKNLARTCHKLLEVFQDPLLWSLLNFHSPAELKKDNFLLGPALKYLSICWYSERVKVCNIEDWMKNNFQKDFCNRHENTVNDFLLGVCNRCPNLLSLTLSGCGHVTDDCILLLLKNCPNLKTLKLENCVRITDQTLEAVTLYGGSLQTLHVDFCRNITQTGLERVREKCPSVVLRAERSATMIPDNKPGKKLMLEKASRKLGHL is encoded by the exons ATGCATATAACCCAGCTGAATCAGGAATGTCTTttacatctgttttcttttctggacaaaaatagcaggaaaaatCTAGCAAGAACATGTCACAAGCTGCTAGAAGTGTTTCAGGATCCTTTACTGTGGTCTTTGTTGAACTTTCATTCTCCAGCGGAACTAAAGAAGGATAATTTTCTCCTGGGACCTGCTTTAAAATACTTATCCATCTGCTGGTATTCAGAGAGAGTGAAGGTGTGTAACATTGAGGACTGGATGAAAAACAATTTCCAGAAAGACTTCTGTAACAGGCATGAAAACACTGTCAATGATTTTTTACTAGGCGTTTGCAACAG ATGTCCAAACCTGCTATCGCTGACCCTCTCGGGATGCGGCCATGTTACAGACGATTGCATCTTGCTTCTTCTCAAGAACTGCCCAAACCTAAAGACACTTAAGCTGGAAAACTGTGTGCGGATCACTGACCAGACACTAGAAGCAGTGACCCTCTACGGAGGATCACTGCAAACGCTCCACGTGGATTTCTGCCGGAACATAACACAAACTGGTCTAGAGAGAGTCAGGGAAAAATGTCCTTCGGTAGTGCTGAGAGCAGAGAGAAGTGCTACCATGATTCCAGACAATAAACCAGGAAAAAAGTTGATGCTTGAAAAAGCATCAAGGAAATTGGGTCACCTTTAA